A part of Primulina eburnea isolate SZY01 chromosome 10, ASM2296580v1, whole genome shotgun sequence genomic DNA contains:
- the LOC140802872 gene encoding protein FAR1-RELATED SEQUENCE 3-like: MELQMVNIYTENKWLEFQNEISLSHGYYVQQASIGIEFVVYNIINFQGSSSAKHRLLTHDIQRDDISCSCMKFQFEGIPCRHMLAFFRINQVFHLPDQYILKRWTKDAKIGVHYTMAEQNVVDDPEKCLMSRHMRLSCKASALIDVASFSDEGTNFLTEQFDSIDSKMKEMNINRTLRSGIQSRRSLDGAIGIIDPSEIRTKGRRKRLKSSKEKSTSRDRQCRGCGRRGVSHDKRNCPNLKDGSTVKNDNTDENSDEEDFGSIHGSTNMWTTGMGFDD; this comes from the exons ATGGAATTGCAAATGGTGAATATATACACGGAAAACAAATGGTTGGAGTTTCAAAATGAAATTAGTCTGAGTCATGGTTATTATGTGCAACAAGCATCTATTGGAATTGAGTTTGTGGTTTACAATATCATTAATTTTCAAGGTTCTTCTTCTGCCAAACATAGGCTGCTTACGCATGACATACAAAGAGACGATATATCATGTAGTTGCATGAAATTTCAATTTGAGGGTATTCCGTGCAGGCATATGTTAGCATTTTTTCGTATCAACCAAGTTTTCCACTTACCTGATCAGTATATACTCAAACGGTGGACAAAAGATGCAAAGATTGGCGTACATTACACTATGGCTGAGCAAAATGTGGTTGACGATCCAGAAAAGTGTTTGATGTCTAGACATATGAGGCTATCTTGTAAAGCCTCAGCTTTAATTGATGTTGCATCTTTCAGTGATGAGGGGACAAACTTTTTGACTGAGCAGTTTGATTCTATTGATAGCAAAATGAAGGAGATGAATATTAATAGAACATTACGCAGTGGAATTCAAAGTAGGAGAAGCTTGGATGGAGCCATTGGTATCATTGATCCTTCTGAAATTAGAACAAAAGGACGTAGGAAGAGACTAAAATCATCGAAGGAGAAGTCAACATCAAGGGACAGACAGTGTCGTGGATGCGGGCGTCGAGGCGTGTCACATGACAAACGTAACTGTCCAAATTTGAAAGACGG GTCAACCGTCAAAAATGATAACACTGATGAGAACTCAGATGAAGAAGATTTTGGCTCAATACATG GTAGTACAAACATGTGGACAACTGGAATGGGCTTTGATGACTGA